A part of Mustela erminea isolate mMusErm1 chromosome 9, mMusErm1.Pri, whole genome shotgun sequence genomic DNA contains:
- the LOC116598492 gene encoding syncytin-1-like translates to MERIADSLTALQIQVTSLAALALQNQQALDLLTAKKGGTCLYLNEECCYFVNQSGIVTSRIKELRDRIQAWRRDTSFWGLDPYTWGRLQELVRVSVNQLLLQPYSSLPTSDYPYDDAPPSAGSSQN, encoded by the exons ATGGAACGGATTGCTGACTCCCTCACAGCCCTACAGATACAAGTTACCAGCCTGGCGGCCTTAGCTCTGCAGAACCAACAGGCCTTAGACCTTCTGACCGCCAAAAAAGGGGGGACCTGCCTATACTTAAATGAAGAATGTTGTTACTTTGTTAACCAATCAGGTATAGTTACCTCCAGGATCAAAGAACTCAGGGATCGGATTCAAGCATGGCGGCGAGACACGTCTTTCTGGGGCCTGGACCCCTACACCTGG GGTCGCCTACAAGAACTTGTCCGAGTGTCCGTCAATCAACTCCTCCTTCAGCCCTACTCTAGCCTGCCCACTTCCGACTACCCCTATGACGACGCCCCCCCATCAGCAGGAAGTAGCCAGAACTGA